The genomic DNA GCGGCCCGACAGAATTTCGTCGCCAATCACCAGAACTGCTGCAGTGGAAATCTCGCCTTCGGCCATGGGGTACCTGTTTTGCTGCGGCTTTGACAATATGTGCTGGCGCTGTCTATCTCACAGAGGAAATTCGGACAAGGTTTTGCTAAGTATGAAATTTGACAGCCCGCTGACAGAAGGCATTCTGATCCGGCGTTACAAACGCTTCCTCGCCGATATAAGGCTGCCGGACGGCACCGAGATCACCGCCCATTGCGCCAATCCGGGGGCGATGCTTGGGCTCAAACAGCCGGGACAAAAGGTGTGGCTGTCGAAATCCGATAATCCAAAGCGCAAGCTGGCCTATTCCTGGGAGCTGACCGAGGCTGACAATACGATTGTCGGCATCAACACGGCGCGGCCGAACGCCCTGGTGGAAGAGGCCATTCATAATGGCACGATCAGCGAATTGCAGGGCTATGACACCTTGAAACGGGAAGTCAGATACGGAAAGAACAGCCGCATCGATATTCTGCTGTCCGGCAGCGCCCGAGCCAACTGTTATGTCGAAGTCAAGAATGTCCACATGCTGCGCACGAAGCGGCTTTATGAATTTCCCGATTCGGTCACCGCGCGCGGAACCAAACATCTGGCCGAACTCGCCGATATGGCGGCAGAAGGGCACCGCGCGGTGATGCTCTATCTGATCCAGCGCGATGATGGCGACCGGCTGCGCTTTGCCGGCGAGATCGACCCGGCCTATGCTGCCGCCTTAGCCAGCGCGCACCGGGCTGGCGTCGAAGCTTTGGCCTATGTCTGCAGACTTACCCCGGACAGCATCGAAGCCTACCGGCAGGTGCCGGTGGATGTGCCCGAGGCTTGAATTGCGCCGCCATCATATACATTTTTGGCATGTTTCCATTGACCTGCAATTTTGCAGCGTCGCGAATTTTATGCCATGGAACAGCTAACAGCAGACCAGCCTGAAAGCAGAGCGAGACGATGACGATCTATGTAGATGCCAATGAAGTGCCGCTGCGCAAAAGCGGCCAGATCCGGCTTTATGATGAAAGCGGATTTGCCGGGATGCGCGCCGCCGGCCAGTTGACCGCGCAATGCCTTGACCGTGTCGGCGAGTTGGTCAAGCCCGGTGTCACCACCCAGGAGCTGGATGATTTCATTTTCCAGTTTGCGCTGGATAATGGCTCCATTGCGGCAACGCTGAACTATCGCGGCTATACTCATTCCAGCTGTATCTCGCTCAACCATGTGGTCTGTCACGGCATTCCCGGCGGCAAGGCGCTGAAAGACGGTGATATTCTCAACATCGATGTAACGCTGATTGTCGATGGCTGGCACGGCGATTCCAGCCGCATGTATGTTGCCGGAAACTCCAAGCGTGCCGCCGAACGGCTGATCGATGTGACCTATGAATCATTGATGCGCGGCATTTCCGCTGCTCTGCCCGGCAACACCACCGGCGATATCGGCCACGCCATTCAGGCCTATGCCGAGGGCCAGCGCTGTTCGGTTGTGCGCGATTTTTGCGGCCATGGCCTGGGGCAGTTGTTCCATGACGAGCCGAATATTCTGCATTATGGCCGGCCCGGCGAAGGCGTTGAATTGCGGCCCGGCATGCTGTTCACCATCGAGCCGATGATCAATCTTGGCCGCCCCCATGTCAAAGTCCTGTCCGATGGCTGGACTGCCGTTACCCGCGATCGCTCTCTCAGTGCCCAGTTCGAGCACAGTGTCGGCATTACGGAAAGCGGCTGTGAGATTTTCACAACCTCGCCTTCGGGCCTTCACAAACCGGTATTTGCATAGCACAGTGACGGCATGACAGAGCCGTCGGAGCATCAGGATATATCCGGGGACACGACCCGCAAACAAGCCGGGAAGCCGCATTATGCCGGGCATCGCGACCGCCTGCGTGCGCGCTTTCGCGAGGCCGGGCCGGAGGCACTGGCGGATTATGAAATTCTCGAATTGCTGCTGTTTCGCGCCCTGCCCCGGCGCGACACCAAACCAGTTGCCAAAGCTCTGCTGACACGGTTCGGCTCGCTCAGCGGCGTGTTCGGCGCATCAGCAAAACGCCTCACTGAAATTGACGGCATCGGACAGAGCGTTGCCAGCGAGCTGAAACTGTTTCAGGCACTGGCGGCGCGGCTCGGCAAGCATGAATTGCAGCAAAAACCGTTGCTGTCATCGTGGAATTCGGTGCTGGATTACTGCCGCACCACCATGGCCTATGAGGAACGCGAACAGTTCCGCGTGCTGTTTCTCGACCGCAAAAACCGGCTGATCGCCGATGAGGTGCAGCAGCAGGGCACGGTGGATCACACGCCGGTCTATCCAAGGGAAGTGGTAAAACGTGCGCTGGAGCTGTCCGCCACAGCGCTGATTCTGGTGCACAATCACCCCTCGGGCGACCCGGCCCCCTCACAGGCCGATATCGATATGACCGGCAGAATTGCGGAGATCCTGACCCCGCTCAACATTCTGCTGCACGATCACATCATCATCGGCAAACACGGCCATGCCAGTTTCAAGGCGATGAACCTGCTGTAGTGCCCGCTGGTTGCTGGATCCCCGCATCAGTAAAAATATGGCAGGTTTTTTGCCTTGGCAGCTCTCACCCATGACGGCACAAAGGGTACAATCTTGTCCTGAGACGGCACCATGATTTCGATGAAATTTGCGCCTGGATTTTGAATTGCTTCGGACAAAACCGCTTCGATTTCATCTTCAGTTGTAATCCGCGCGGTCTTGAAACCAAAGGCTTCTGCGACCTTCACGTAGTCAACGCTGCCAAAATCTGTTGACCAGGGTTCGTCCACATCATCCAGCAGGATGGCTTCACCGCGAATCCAGCCAAATGTGTCATTGCGCGTCAGGATGATGGTGACATTCTTGTTGCTGCGTTTGATGGTTTCCATGTCGCCAATGACAAAACCGAACGAACCGTCACCTGTGAACGAAATAACCGGGCCATCAGAGGCATAGGAGGCTCCGATGGCAGCGGGAACGGAGTATCCCAACGCACCCATGGAATAGTTGGTGATATAGCGCCGGCCGGGCTCTTTGATTGTCAGAAGCGCAGACGGGTAAATGGCGCTTACGCCAGGTTCGGAGGTGACGATGGCATTCGCTGGCAGGATTTTGTCCAGTGCCTGAGACAGCTTGACAGGAGAAATCGTTCCCTCGGGCATGGGGATATTGGAGTTGAACACTCTGTCGAGAGCGGTTTTCTTGACCGGATTGAGGTCAACCGGCGGTCTTTTCAAATTAGGGTGCTCGGCCTTGATCAGTTCGACCATGTATTCCAGGCTGGCGCGGGCGTCTCCAACCATCCCGACCTTGAGCGGGAAGTTGTTGCCAACATGAGCTTCGGCAATATCCAGGTGCAGGAAGGTCTTGGAATTGGGATCTCCATAAAGGCTCCAGTGATCCGTCGCCGCGCTGTCCGTGTTGGAGCCGACAAAGAAAATGGTATCCGCATCGAAGACATACTGGTTGGAATATTCCATACCGCCGCGGCCGCCGATGACACGCAGCGCAAGAGGATGATTTTCGGCAATGGTGCCTTTGCCCGGCGTGGTCGTGCCAACCGGAATCTGAAGCAGTTCGGCAAGTTCGAGTATAATATCGGAAGCCTTTGAAATAAGGCCCCCTTGCCCGCAAACAATCACCGGTTTCTTCGCCTTCAGGAGAACCTCAATGGCAGCGCGGATCTTGCTGTGATCCGCAACCGGGCGATGCGCGGGATATGCACTGTATTCGGGTTCCGCATACAGATCGTTTATCTCCGCTTCTTCACCATAGATGTTGATGGGGACCCGGATATGGACTGGCGCCGGACGCCCGGACGTTGCCACGCGGAACGCGCGGCGCATCAGAAACGGAATTTCCTTTGCATTCGTCAGGACGAAGGATTCCTTTGAAATACTGTCATACAATTTCGTCTGATCAATGCCAGTCAGACCATGCTTCTTGTCCTGGTTGATTGGAATGTCCGAGCTGAAATAGATGATCGGAACCGAACTGAGATAAGCTTCGGCCATTCCCGGTGTGCAATGCGTCACGCCTGGGCTTGGGGCCTCGAGCACAGAGGGACGGCCCGTGATCTTGGCATAAGCCTCGGCCGCATAAGACGCGGTCCTCTCGTCACGGGTCAGAACAAATTCAATGTCACTGTGTTTGCGCCACTCCTTGTACCAGCCGATTGTCGTCTCGCCCGGCAGCCCGAACACATGCTTGACGCCATGCAGCTCCAGCATTTTCAGAATGATCTGCG from Pararhizobium sp. IMCC3301 includes the following:
- the sfsA gene encoding DNA/RNA nuclease SfsA gives rise to the protein MKFDSPLTEGILIRRYKRFLADIRLPDGTEITAHCANPGAMLGLKQPGQKVWLSKSDNPKRKLAYSWELTEADNTIVGINTARPNALVEEAIHNGTISELQGYDTLKREVRYGKNSRIDILLSGSARANCYVEVKNVHMLRTKRLYEFPDSVTARGTKHLAELADMAAEGHRAVMLYLIQRDDGDRLRFAGEIDPAYAAALASAHRAGVEALAYVCRLTPDSIEAYRQVPVDVPEA
- the map gene encoding type I methionyl aminopeptidase, coding for MTIYVDANEVPLRKSGQIRLYDESGFAGMRAAGQLTAQCLDRVGELVKPGVTTQELDDFIFQFALDNGSIAATLNYRGYTHSSCISLNHVVCHGIPGGKALKDGDILNIDVTLIVDGWHGDSSRMYVAGNSKRAAERLIDVTYESLMRGISAALPGNTTGDIGHAIQAYAEGQRCSVVRDFCGHGLGQLFHDEPNILHYGRPGEGVELRPGMLFTIEPMINLGRPHVKVLSDGWTAVTRDRSLSAQFEHSVGITESGCEIFTTSPSGLHKPVFA
- the radC gene encoding DNA repair protein RadC, translated to MTEPSEHQDISGDTTRKQAGKPHYAGHRDRLRARFREAGPEALADYEILELLLFRALPRRDTKPVAKALLTRFGSLSGVFGASAKRLTEIDGIGQSVASELKLFQALAARLGKHELQQKPLLSSWNSVLDYCRTTMAYEEREQFRVLFLDRKNRLIADEVQQQGTVDHTPVYPREVVKRALELSATALILVHNHPSGDPAPSQADIDMTGRIAEILTPLNILLHDHIIIGKHGHASFKAMNLL
- a CDS encoding thiamine pyrophosphate-binding protein — protein: MSNSESKRMNGAQIILKMLELHGVKHVFGLPGETTIGWYKEWRKHSDIEFVLTRDERTASYAAEAYAKITGRPSVLEAPSPGVTHCTPGMAEAYLSSVPIIYFSSDIPINQDKKHGLTGIDQTKLYDSISKESFVLTNAKEIPFLMRRAFRVATSGRPAPVHIRVPINIYGEEAEINDLYAEPEYSAYPAHRPVADHSKIRAAIEVLLKAKKPVIVCGQGGLISKASDIILELAELLQIPVGTTTPGKGTIAENHPLALRVIGGRGGMEYSNQYVFDADTIFFVGSNTDSAATDHWSLYGDPNSKTFLHLDIAEAHVGNNFPLKVGMVGDARASLEYMVELIKAEHPNLKRPPVDLNPVKKTALDRVFNSNIPMPEGTISPVKLSQALDKILPANAIVTSEPGVSAIYPSALLTIKEPGRRYITNYSMGALGYSVPAAIGASYASDGPVISFTGDGSFGFVIGDMETIKRSNKNVTIILTRNDTFGWIRGEAILLDDVDEPWSTDFGSVDYVKVAEAFGFKTARITTEDEIEAVLSEAIQNPGANFIEIMVPSQDKIVPFVPSWVRAAKAKNLPYFY